The genome window ACGAAAAACGAAGATGGAGAAGTATCAACAGAAGATAGGGACAAATGGGAAAAAATTTATTTGAAGGATAAAAGAAATTATGTTGCTTTAGAAAGATTGATAGAATTCTATTTTTTGACTAGAACAGAAAATGATTCTAAAAAAGAGAAGTATATTTCAGAATATTTGAAAACGGATATTTCAGAAGATAGAAAAAATTTCTTTTTGGGAAAGAATTTTTGGATCAGTTCAAAAGAAAAAAATGAAAAAAATAAATATTTTGAAAAAGTTAAAAGTATTAGCAATAATCAGTATTATTTGAAAGTAATAGATTTTTTTGAGTATCTGTCAAAAGAATCAAAAAATATAAATGAAGATAATAATTTGAAAATGGTTAAGCCAAAAATAAACGAAATAACGCAAAAAATGGATGAAATTGATAAAATACTCAATAATAAAGATTTGAGAGAAAAATACAGAATTTCTGATGAAGAAGCATATTCTGAGCAATTGATCTTTTTTTTGGCTGGTGGTACTTTAAAAGTAATAGCAGGGGATACAGAAGGAATGGTCAATGATTTTATAAATAAAATTGCGAATAAAAAGATTTCTAAGGAAGTGGCGGAATATAATAAAAATAAGGAAATGATGACTGTTATGACAATTCAGATGGCAATGGCTTTAAAAGGATTTTTTGGAGAAATGTCAGAAAAAGAAATTACAAAACTTGAAAAATTGACAAAAAAACTTCAAGATACTGAAATGTTTAAAAGAATTATGGAAAATTCTGAAAAAGATGAAACTATTAAAAGCGATATTCATTTAGAAGATAAAAGAAAAAAATTTGAATCACTTTCATATGATAAACAAATAAAACAAATTGTTAATTAAAAAAATTTGACTATATCGAAACAAGAATACAAGAATAGATAGAAAAAAATTTTCAATTGGACATTTGGATGTATTGGATTAAATTGTGAACTTATTTTTTTAGGAAAAAATAAGAAATCTTGAATCATTGGAAATATATAATAAAATTGTAAATTAATTTTTTAATTAATTAGATAATAAAATTTAGGAGGATTTAAAAAAATGAACAAAAATGGAAAAATTTATGTAGTAGGAATTGGGCCAGGAAAAAAGGCAGATATGACTTTTAAGGCTTATGAAGCAATGGAAAAAAGTGATATTATTGTAGGTTATAAAACTTATACTGACTTAATTGAAGAATATTTCCCAAATACTGAAATAAAAAGTTCAAGTATGATGAAGGAAGTTGACAGATGTATTGAAGTTTTGGAACTTGCAAAATCTGGTAAAAATGTTGCTTTGATTAGCAGTGGAGATGCTGGAGTATACGGTATGGCTGGAATAATGTATGAAGTAATTGGAGAAAATGACGATGTGGAAATCGAAGTAATCGCAGGAGTTACAGCAACAAATGCTGCAGCCGCAATCGTAGGAGCTCCAATTATGCACGATTATGTAACAATCAGCCTAAGCAACCTTCTAACAGACTGGGAACTAATAAAAAAACGTCTAGAATTAGCTGCACAAGGTGATTTCATCGTAAGCTTATACAATCCAAAAAGTAAAGGAAGAACAACACAAATTGTTGAAGCACAGCAAATTATGCTAAAACACAAATCAAAAGACACGCCAGTTGCAATCGTAAGAAATGCAGGACGTGAAACTGAAGAGCATGAAATCACAACACTTGAAAAAATGCTTGATTCTGAAATAAATATGCTTACAATTGTATTAATCGGAAATTCAAATACATTTGTTAAAAAAGGAAAAATGGTTACACCTAGAGGTTATGATAAAAAATATGAATATTAATACTTTTTAAAAAGTCAGAAACAAAATTTGATAATATACTCGAACCTATTTAAAATTAAACTGCTAGAAATTATATAATTTAGGGTTTGAGTAAAATAGTCATAATTTTTGAGTTCTGTTTTAAACTAGTTTTACTATATTTATAAAATAAAAAAATTGGACTATCATATAAAGTTAGTCCATTTTTATTTTCAAATCTGTCATTTTTATTTCTTCTTAAACCATTCAAACACTTTTTTCAGCGACAATACAGGTTTATTTCTTACAATTTTTTCATTTCCAAGAAAATCACGCATTGTCTTTAGTGTTTTTCCCGCATTTTTTACAACAAAATTATACGATCCAGCACTTTTAGTATCTATGAAAAAACCACGAATATACTTATCTTTAAAAAAGATTTGTGCTCTCACTCTCACAATTTCTCCCCAAGGAATCTGAATATAGTCTTCGGGATTACGGTTATTATAAAATTCGAAAGCTTTGTCACCTACAAGTATATTTCCATTTTTATTTCCAAACATTCCCGATAGAGAATTTGCCTTTGTTGTAAATAACACTTTTGTATTCATCGAAATAGCCACTTTTATTCCTCATTTCTTTAATTCAAATTTATTACATAAAATTAGAAAAAAGTTGGCTTTTTAGTTCCAACTTCTCTCTTTTGAATAGATTTTCCAATTATTTAAATTGAATTTTTAGTAGTCATTCCTTATTTTTAGAAAATTCCAACTAAGTGTCCTAAAATTCCCACTGCAAATAGTCCAAAGATAATTAAAATTGGACTAACTTTTTTCTTAAGAAGCCACATACATAAAAATGTTAATAATAAAGCTGCTAATCCTGGCACTAATTGATTTAAGTTATCTTGTAATGTTGTTACTTTTTCTGGTGTAAGAGAAACTCCACTTGCAAGATCTCCTAAGATTTTTTGTAACTGTTCACCATTTACAGCCTCTTTCGGAAATTCAACATAAGCACCCTTTGATAAAGGAACTTTTGATACAATCATTGGGAAATTAATTGAAGTCCAACGTTGAACCAAAATTCCCATAACGAACATTCCTAAAATAGATGCTCCTTTTGTAATGGTTTGTAATAAACCACCTGATAAATCTTTTGTAATTTCAGCACCTTTTTGGTAACCAAATTCTTGAGTATACCATAAAAATGCTATACGAATTAGATTCCAAAAAATGAAGAAGAACAACGGTGCAATAACTGAACCACTTGTTGCAAGTGATGCTGCAATTGCTCCTAAAATTGGACGTACTGTGAACCAGAATACTGGATCTCCGATTCCTGCAAGTGGTCCCATCATTCCAACTTTTACCCCTTGAATAGCCGCATCATCAATTTTTGCCCCATTTGCTCTTTCTTCTTCAAGAGCAAGAGTTACTCCTAAAATTGGTGCAGCAATATATGGGTGAGTATTAAAAAATTCCATATGTCTTTTTAAAGCTGCCGAAGCATCATCTTTATTTGGATATAATTTTTTCAATGCCGGGATTAAAGAATAAGCCCAACCTCCATTTTGCATACGTTCGTAGTTCCAAGAACCTTGAAGAAATTGAGAACGTAACATTACACTACGACGATCTGATTTTGATAATTTTATTTTATTTTCTGCCATTTCTTATTCCTCCCTTATTAATAATCATTTAAAATGTCACCTAACGGATCTCCAGAAGAAGCTGAACCTCCATCTCCGCCACCGTTACCTTTGTTATTAGTAACATTTAAGTAAATAATAGCTGCACACACACCGATAATTCCTGTTGCAATTAATGTAAGTTGATTTACTGGTGCTAATGCAAACCCTAAGAAGAAGAATGGCCATACTTCTTTATTTGCCATCAAATTAATAACCATTGCATATCCTACAGCTACAACGAATCCACCACCAATAGTCATTCCTTCAGTAAACCATGCTGGTAATGACCCTAATGCTCCTTGAATAATTTCAGAAGGTATGAATAACAGTAATCCTGCTGGAATCGCAATACGTAAACCTTGACAAGCAAGAGCTACCATGTGCCACAATTCTACACCTTTGAAATTTCCTTTTTCTGCTTCTCTATCAGCCTGGTGAACAATAACTACTGATAAAGTACGAACAACCATAGTTAAAACTAAACCAACTGTAGCTAGTGTAATTGCTGCTGCAATTGCAACATTACGTCCATCAGGAGTAAAATTACCCGCTTTAACAAAAATGATAGCCGAAGCAACAGAGGCAAGAGCTGCATCAGGCGCAACTGCTGCCCCTATATTAGCCCAACCTAGAGCAATTAATTGTAGTGCTCCTCCTAAAATAATACATTCACCAATACGTCCCGTAGCAACCCCAACTAATGAACACGCAATAATTGGCTGATGGAATTGGAACTGATCAAGGATTCCTTCCATTCCTGCTAGAAATGCGACGATTAATATTAAAATAATTGATAAAATATTAAAATCCATAATAACCTCCTAAAATTAAAGTTTTAATCCTTCGTTTTGTTTTTCTGAAATTAGTTTAAATAAGTCTGCTCTCTTATCAGCAGCAACTTTTCTTACATCAAATTGAACACCTAAATCTCTAAGTTTCTTATAAGTGTCAACATCATTCTGATCCATTGAAAGTACATTATTTACCATAACTTTTCCAACACTATGTGCCATTGATCCTACATTTAGTTCTTTAATATCTACACCTTTTTCAATTACATAAAGTGCATCCTGAGGATTTTCAAATAGCAATAATGCTTTTGTATTTCCAAATCTTGGATCTTTTGAAATTTCTACTAATTTGTCAAGCGGAATAACATGTGCACGTACACCTGGAGGCGCTGCCTGTTCGATTAATTTTTTACGTAGTTCATCTTTTGAAACTGTGTCTGAAACTACGATTATTCTATTTGGATTTGTTGCTTTTGTCCAGCTTGTTGCAACTTGTCCGTGTAACAGACGTGTATCAATACGAGCCAGAACAAATTTTATTTTCCCATCTCCGATAACTGTTCCTTCTGGAATTGCTCCTTTTGGCGTGTCATCTTGAGCTACTGCTTTTGCTACTGTTTCTTTAGGCTGTAATTCTTCAGGACGAACCTTGACTTGATCTCTTCCTTCTGGAACAATAGCTTTTGCTACTTCGTGAGCTGTATCTAAATCTTCTCTTTCTGATAAAGCTGCTAACAGCATTGGTAAGTTAAGCCCTGCTACAATTGCTCTTTTTTCAGGTGCTTCTTCAAAGAAACGATTTGATTGGTTGAATGGGCTTCCTCCCCATAAATCAACTAAAAATAGAACTTCTTCAGTTCCTAATTTCGTAATGGC of Leptotrichia hongkongensis contains these proteins:
- the cobJ gene encoding precorrin-3B C(17)-methyltransferase, whose protein sequence is MNKNGKIYVVGIGPGKKADMTFKAYEAMEKSDIIVGYKTYTDLIEEYFPNTEIKSSSMMKEVDRCIEVLELAKSGKNVALISSGDAGVYGMAGIMYEVIGENDDVEIEVIAGVTATNAAAAIVGAPIMHDYVTISLSNLLTDWELIKKRLELAAQGDFIVSLYNPKSKGRTTQIVEAQQIMLKHKSKDTPVAIVRNAGRETEEHEITTLEKMLDSEINMLTIVLIGNSNTFVKKGKMVTPRGYDKKYEY
- a CDS encoding DUF956 family protein; protein product: MAISMNTKVLFTTKANSLSGMFGNKNGNILVGDKAFEFYNNRNPEDYIQIPWGEIVRVRAQIFFKDKYIRGFFIDTKSAGSYNFVVKNAGKTLKTMRDFLGNEKIVRNKPVLSLKKVFEWFKKK
- a CDS encoding PTS system mannose/fructose/sorbose family transporter subunit IID, with translation MAENKIKLSKSDRRSVMLRSQFLQGSWNYERMQNGGWAYSLIPALKKLYPNKDDASAALKRHMEFFNTHPYIAAPILGVTLALEEERANGAKIDDAAIQGVKVGMMGPLAGIGDPVFWFTVRPILGAIAASLATSGSVIAPLFFFIFWNLIRIAFLWYTQEFGYQKGAEITKDLSGGLLQTITKGASILGMFVMGILVQRWTSINFPMIVSKVPLSKGAYVEFPKEAVNGEQLQKILGDLASGVSLTPEKVTTLQDNLNQLVPGLAALLLTFLCMWLLKKKVSPILIIFGLFAVGILGHLVGIF
- a CDS encoding PTS mannose/fructose/sorbose transporter subunit IIC; translated protein: MDFNILSIILILIVAFLAGMEGILDQFQFHQPIIACSLVGVATGRIGECIILGGALQLIALGWANIGAAVAPDAALASVASAIIFVKAGNFTPDGRNVAIAAAITLATVGLVLTMVVRTLSVVIVHQADREAEKGNFKGVELWHMVALACQGLRIAIPAGLLLFIPSEIIQGALGSLPAWFTEGMTIGGGFVVAVGYAMVINLMANKEVWPFFFLGFALAPVNQLTLIATGIIGVCAAIIYLNVTNNKGNGGGDGGSASSGDPLGDILNDY
- a CDS encoding PTS sugar transporter subunit IIB, whose amino-acid sequence is MVGIIVASHGEFAAGIKQSASMILGEAELLESVVFMPSEGPDDLYKKIQDAITKLGTEEVLFLVDLWGGSPFNQSNRFFEEAPEKRAIVAGLNLPMLLAALSEREDLDTAHEVAKAIVPEGRDQVKVRPEELQPKETVAKAVAQDDTPKGAIPEGTVIGDGKIKFVLARIDTRLLHGQVATSWTKATNPNRIIVVSDTVSKDELRKKLIEQAAPPGVRAHVIPLDKLVEISKDPRFGNTKALLLFENPQDALYVIEKGVDIKELNVGSMAHSVGKVMVNNVLSMDQNDVDTYKKLRDLGVQFDVRKVAADKRADLFKLISEKQNEGLKL